The genomic DNA AACTTCTCGCCAAGATGCTCGGTTCCATGCAGGCGCCTATCGCGAATTTCGCGGGCGTTCTGTCCAATATGTTGAGAGGCGTCGTTGTCGCGCTCAACGCCATCGCCGAGAAAAAGGCGTAAAACGTTTCAAAATAATCAATTAATAAATAATTCGGAGGAAATTTAAAATGGCTGATATCGCTAAATTTATCGATGAAATCAAAAATATGACTGTTGTCGAACTCAACGAACTCGTGAAAGCGTTGGAAGAGGAGTTCGGCGTAAGCGCCGCCGCTCCCGTTGCCGTTGCGGCTGCTCCCGCTGCAGCTGCCGCTGCGGAAGTGGAAGAGAAGACCGAGTTCAACGTCGTTCTCAAAGACATCGGCGCGAAGAAGATCGACGTCATCAAGGCTGTCCGCGAGTTCACCTCTTTGGGTCTTGCCGAGGCGAAAGCGCTCGTCGAAGCGCTCGGCACCATCAAAGAAGGCGTCAACAAGGAAGAGGCGGAAAAGATCGTTGCCCGCATGAAAGAAGCCGGCGCGACCGCCGTTGCGGAATAATCTTCAAAACCAGCATAAAAAAGTCGCAAACGCCCGAGGAGATCTCCCCGGGCGTTTGTTTTCGTGTGAGCCGCGTGATAAAATGCGATAAAGTTATTTGCAATTTCGAAATGCTTTGCAAAAGTGCTTGACGATTTTACTTTTTACAGGTAAAATAATATAGACACAAAATCTAAAAACGATAATGCACAAACTATTTTCAGGAGGCTGTATGGCACAGAGTTTAGGCAAAAAAGTTGCCAGAATTTTTTCCGTACTCGTCGCTGCGCTTTTGATTTGCAGCGCGGCGTTTTTGTTCACGGCGTGCGAAACCGATCATCCCAAAATCAAAATGACCATTGAGTTCAACGACAAATCGTACGAACTCACTTATAAACTGTATCGGAACATGTACCCTAAGACCGTGGCGCACTATCTCGAACTCATCGACATGGATTTTTACGACAACACCGTGATCCACGATTACTCCACGTCCTCGTCGGACGGCAAGGGGCAGGGATTCTACGGCGGCGGCTATTATATGCAGGAAGACAACGCCGACCGTATGGCTGAACTCGATTACGAGAAAGCGACGATGACGAACGACTCGGTCACGTTGAAAAATATTTCCGTATGGAAGGATACGGCGCAGAACGAACCCTTAAATACGCTGTACGGAGAATT from Candidatus Borkfalkia ceftriaxoniphila includes the following:
- the rplL gene encoding 50S ribosomal protein L7/L12 is translated as MADIAKFIDEIKNMTVVELNELVKALEEEFGVSAAAPVAVAAAPAAAAAAEVEEKTEFNVVLKDIGAKKIDVIKAVREFTSLGLAEAKALVEALGTIKEGVNKEEAEKIVARMKEAGATAVAE
- a CDS encoding peptidylprolyl isomerase is translated as MAQSLGKKVARIFSVLVAALLICSAAFLFTACETDHPKIKMTIEFNDKSYELTYKLYRNMYPKTVAHYLELIDMDFYDNTVIHDYSTSSSDGKGQGFYGGGYYMQEDNADRMAELDYEKATMTNDSVTLKNISVWKDTAQNEPLNTLYGEFSANGFKVANNGLTHKKGSLATHYNAVSDANGKKVAVKSNKLGVVEREYKYNSTTSLFFISSSSNSSLDANYCTFGYLADSKNEDKFQELLDAIKDFIADKTEADSEYSFTEEQDYDIEGNEYTGQTEVKYNVPKEEGRITIKKVEVLKY